In the genome of Calothrix sp. PCC 6303, the window AATATATATCAGATATAAAAATTAAAATTAGTTTAGAAAAATCAATACTACGTTCTCTGTAATGTTCCAACAAGTAAATGATCCAGAATCCGTCATTGCGAACGCAAGATCTAGGGATTGCCACGCTTCACTAGCCTCAGCCCTTAGCTGCATACTTTGTAAGCGGGAAGGCACTTCGTGTCTAAGTTACTTAAGCGCTTAGCCCTTTCAGGGCGGCTTCGCCTACATGTACGCTTGCCGTAGGATGCCCGAAGGGCTACACGGAACGCTACACGAAGGGCATACAAGAAACGGCTCTATGCCCTGCGGGCATCCAAGAAAGGCGCAGCCGCCCTTGTGGGGCTAGGAAAGGTTTTCTGCAATGACAATTGGGCATTTTTTTATTTGCAATAGTCTTGAGATCAACTAATAAGACTGTATGGTAAGGTGTCTACGTTTTTACTGTAGCCAGAAGTTTTTAATATACCTAACAAGATTAGAATACCGAACTGAAGCAAATCATATAATTAACCGCTACATTGCACTTTCAATGTATATTTTGGTAGTTTTTGATTTTTATCAGTTCAGGCATCCTTTGAATAAATCTAGGTGATGCATACACTTATTTTATTTTTCCAATTTAATAAGCATTACTTTTCCCGACAACTACCCATATAGTTTTGAAGATTAGCATTAAGTCATAAGCATTTGACCACTTTTGTTGGTAGTTAATATCCATTTTGACAATCGTCTCAAAATCTTTAATGCTAGAACGACCATTTACTTGCCATTCTCCAGTCATTCCTGGTTTAATACGCAACCTTTCCCAGTGATGAGGTTTGTATTTGGCAACTTCGTCAAGAGTTGGTGGACGAGTACCAACTAGACTCATATCTCCTTTGAGAACATTCCAAAATTGGGGAAGTTCATCAAGACTAGTGCGTCGCAAAAACTTACCCATTGGGGTTATGCGTGGATCATCAACACATTTGAAAATATGACCTTGGGCTTCATTTTTGACTAAGTGTTTCAGTCTGTCAGCATTAACAACCATAGAACGAAACTTCCAAATTCGGAAGGTTTTACCATTCAAACCACAGCGAATCTGACTATAAAAAATTGGTCCGGGGTCAGAAATAACTGTGATACAAGCTATGGGTATAAATAAGCAAGCAGTAATTAACAGTCCGATTACAGCACCAAAAATATCAAGCAGCCGTTTAGTATTACTTGATATGGAAGGGTGGATGGAATTTTGCAGATATTTAATTGAATCAGGGTGATTCGTAATTTTTTCCGCAGCAGAGCCATCTGCACTAAATATAAAAGCAGACATAGGTTGATAACAGTGTATTTACTTAAGTTTCTTGAGTTTTCTTTCTTCGCCTTACTCACCAATCATAGTCAACTTGTACGCGTATAAGAAAGACAAAAATCAAAATTTCATCTAATCTTGCTCTAAAGTGTCAGGTTTTTAAATTTACCGTATTTTTTCTTATGAGAGAAGAATAATAAATACTTATCCGAATTCTAGACTATATCTATATTCTAAGTCTTTTTTTGAGGTAAATACGTAGACAATTCAAGATGAAGAGGCTAAATAAATTACTCGTACGCAACTGTAATTTTATATAAACTTGACTAATGATCCGCAACTCGCCACTATATAACTTAATTCTTCAGCTGTTGAGGTTGTCTGGATGTCAGTTATGGGTAAAGATTTAACACAAGAATGGTTAGGGGAAATCCAAGGATTAAAGCAGCAGTTAGCTGAACTCCAAAATGCGCGGAATGAAGCTTGGGAAAGTGCCGAGAAATGGCGTAAACTCTATAATACTGAGGCTGAACAACGCCGTACTGATAACCAGTTGGCTCAACAAGCGATCGCGTCTTTAAACGGACAGCTACAAAAAATTAAGGGTATTGATGACAAAACCCTCCCCGATGCTGATACCTCCAGCGCGATTCACGCTGAGGTTATTCAACTGCAATCTGTGGAGGAATTACAAACCAAATTAATTGCGGCGACAAAAGAACGC includes:
- a CDS encoding sugar transferase produces the protein MSAFIFSADGSAAEKITNHPDSIKYLQNSIHPSISSNTKRLLDIFGAVIGLLITACLFIPIACITVISDPGPIFYSQIRCGLNGKTFRIWKFRSMVVNADRLKHLVKNEAQGHIFKCVDDPRITPMGKFLRRTSLDELPQFWNVLKGDMSLVGTRPPTLDEVAKYKPHHWERLRIKPGMTGEWQVNGRSSIKDFETIVKMDINYQQKWSNAYDLMLIFKTIWVVVGKSNAY